The Patescibacteria group bacterium genome window below encodes:
- the tsf gene encoding translation elongation factor Ts, which translates to MEMIKKLRERTGAGIVDCKAALEEAGGDLEQAVEILRKKGIAKAAKRGDRETNQGLVMVFADNNKGYIFEMNAETDFVVRNDQFQSLAKEIKEAILVNSPTDKEALLGMTLGDSTVSERLELLSGVIGEKITLGNYQMISTEGTIGVYAHPQGNIGALVALNQAGQEALAQDIAMHVAAAAPRYILPEEVATEELDKEKEIYREQLLKEGKPEEMVEKILGGKVNKYYEEICLVKQEYIKEDKKKVEEILNGISIEAFVRFALS; encoded by the coding sequence ATGGAAATGATTAAAAAACTTCGCGAGAGAACTGGCGCTGGTATTGTAGATTGTAAGGCAGCCTTAGAAGAAGCCGGTGGAGACCTTGAACAGGCAGTAGAAATTCTTCGTAAGAAGGGTATAGCCAAAGCCGCTAAAAGAGGTGACCGGGAAACTAACCAGGGCTTGGTAATGGTTTTTGCTGATAATAATAAAGGATATATTTTTGAGATGAACGCTGAAACAGATTTTGTTGTTCGTAATGACCAGTTCCAGTCTTTAGCTAAAGAAATTAAAGAAGCTATTTTAGTTAATTCACCTACCGACAAAGAAGCTCTTTTGGGTATGACTTTAGGAGACAGTACGGTTAGTGAAAGATTAGAACTTTTATCCGGGGTGATTGGAGAGAAGATTACTTTGGGTAATTACCAAATGATCAGTACCGAGGGCACTATTGGTGTTTATGCTCATCCTCAAGGTAATATCGGAGCTTTAGTGGCTCTAAATCAAGCGGGGCAAGAAGCTTTGGCTCAAGACATTGCTATGCATGTAGCTGCCGCTGCTCCTCGCTATATTCTTCCTGAAGAGGTCGCAACAGAGGAACTAGATAAAGAAAAGGAGATATATCGCGAACAATTACTTAAAGAAGGCAAACCTGAAGAAATGGTAGAGAAGATTCTAGGTGGTAAGGTTAATAAGTATTATGAAGAAATTTGTTTAGTTAAACAAGAATATATTAAGGAAGACAAGAAAAAGGTTGAAGAGATTCTTAATGGTATTAGTATTGAAGCCTTTGTACGTTTTGCTTTAAGCTAA
- a CDS encoding HAMP domain-containing sensor histidine kinase, giving the protein MNKRNIKKVSESQTEEEDFVAVASHQLRTPLTIMNGYLAMILAGDFGSLDDKLKAALTAVWQANERMLRLVENLLNASRLEDGKLKVFKTKIELSSYIKALVEEIKPKAEGKNLYLRSKVLGKKTILADELLLHQAIVNLLDNAIKYTKQGGVMIEVKALTKHVLIIVSDSGPGLNQKQLKDLFSKFSRYKVKGSSEKGFGLGLYVSKMIIEAHQGTIKAEKNQKGGLKITIKLPIK; this is encoded by the coding sequence ATGAATAAAAGAAATATTAAAAAAGTAAGTGAAAGCCAGACGGAAGAAGAGGATTTTGTGGCAGTAGCTTCTCATCAGCTACGTACACCTCTAACCATTATGAATGGCTATCTGGCCATGATTTTGGCTGGAGATTTTGGTTCTTTGGATGATAAACTAAAAGCTGCCCTTACCGCTGTTTGGCAGGCTAATGAAAGAATGCTTAGATTGGTGGAGAATCTTTTAAACGCTTCAAGGCTGGAAGATGGAAAATTAAAAGTTTTTAAGACTAAGATAGAGTTAAGTAGCTATATTAAAGCTTTAGTTGAAGAAATAAAACCAAAAGCCGAAGGAAAGAATCTTTATCTACGTTCTAAGGTTTTAGGAAAAAAGACTATTTTAGCGGATGAACTATTGCTTCATCAGGCAATAGTTAATTTATTGGATAATGCGATTAAATATACCAAGCAGGGTGGAGTAATGATTGAAGTTAAGGCTTTAACAAAACATGTACTTATTATAGTTAGTGATTCAGGACCAGGACTTAACCAAAAACAACTTAAAGATCTTTTTAGTAAGTTCTCAAGATATAAAGTCAAAGGTTCAAGTGAGAAAGGCTTTGGTTTGGGTCTATATGTTTCAAAAATGATCATTGAAGCCCACCAAGGAACAATTAAAGCCGAGAAAAACCAAAAAGGAGGTTTAAAGATAACGATTAAATTACCAATTAAGTAA
- a CDS encoding FISUMP domain-containing protein: MLYKQNKENQKIKKTPQRFEVFNSGVGTRLNSMLNSKLNKKLYNNKAFILQSNKTVKAFTLIELLVVIAIIGILSTLVVVALGNSRTSARDAKRLNDLKAMANALELYYADNNEYPSSITPGQPLEQGGVVYMNKVPENPTPRTDGICPDSEYTYTEIAHKPGHYQFSGCIGSSSGSFTAGPVSYQTDAGVINCGGQITDLDGNIYNTVQIGSQCWMKENMNIGTMLASAATMPSNDNIIEKWCFNNSTSNCGVTPAVNHGGLYTWAEAMNLPTTCLTTDCSAQIQTPHQGICPDGFHIPTDQEFNTLEQYTVATIASTANQYSCTLIDSYARCGDDNGTNGGGPKGAGKSLKKVGQGSVNGAGDDLVGFSAILSGYRTTGDLFSNLSSTNFFWSSLQSSSVNARYRSLNTGFSTILRYPTNKGAGFSVRCLKDS; the protein is encoded by the coding sequence ATGCTATATAAACAGAATAAGGAAAACCAAAAAATAAAGAAAACACCTCAACGATTTGAGGTGTTTAACAGTGGGGTAGGTACTAGACTAAATAGTATGTTAAATAGCAAGTTAAATAAAAAATTATATAATAATAAAGCTTTTATTCTACAATCTAATAAAACAGTAAAAGCCTTCACCCTCATTGAACTTCTAGTAGTCATAGCTATTATAGGTATATTATCTACTCTAGTAGTAGTAGCCCTAGGTAATTCTCGTACTAGTGCTAGAGACGCTAAAAGACTAAATGATCTAAAAGCTATGGCTAATGCCCTAGAGTTATATTATGCAGATAATAATGAATATCCTTCCTCTATTACCCCAGGACAACCCCTAGAACAAGGTGGAGTAGTATATATGAACAAAGTACCTGAAAACCCCACTCCCAGAACAGATGGTATCTGTCCAGATAGTGAATATACCTATACAGAAATTGCTCATAAACCAGGACATTATCAATTCTCAGGTTGTATAGGTAGTAGTAGTGGTTCTTTTACAGCAGGACCCGTTAGTTATCAAACAGATGCAGGGGTTATTAACTGTGGAGGTCAAATCACTGATCTAGATGGCAATATTTATAATACTGTACAAATAGGTTCACAATGCTGGATGAAGGAGAATATGAATATTGGTACTATGTTAGCCTCAGCCGCTACTATGCCTTCAAACGATAATATTATAGAAAAATGGTGTTTTAATAATAGTACATCTAACTGCGGGGTTACTCCAGCTGTTAACCATGGAGGGCTCTACACTTGGGCAGAAGCTATGAATCTACCAACCACTTGTTTAACGACAGATTGTTCCGCCCAAATTCAAACCCCACACCAAGGAATTTGCCCAGATGGATTTCATATTCCAACAGATCAAGAGTTCAATACCTTAGAGCAATACACTGTAGCAACAATTGCTAGTACTGCAAATCAATATTCTTGTACTTTAATTGATTCGTATGCGCGGTGTGGAGATGATAATGGTACTAATGGCGGTGGGCCTAAAGGAGCTGGTAAATCTCTAAAGAAAGTCGGACAAGGTTCAGTCAATGGAGCAGGTGATGACTTAGTTGGTTTTTCCGCTATATTATCTGGCTATCGAACCACTGGTGACTTATTTAGTAATCTATCGAGTACCAACTTCTTCTGGTCATCACTTCAGTCTAGCTCTGTTAATGCTCGTTATCGGTCTCTTAACACAGGTTTTTCGACGATTCTTCGGTATCCAACTAATAAGGGCGCTGGCTTTTCCGTACGTTGCCTCAAAGACTCTTAG
- a CDS encoding KH domain-containing protein, producing the protein MSDTQDKDFLESIVKTIVGHPEDVVVERTVDEMGVLLTLKINPEDMGYVIGRRGQTAQAIRTLLKIVGAKNNARVNLKIYEPEGSVRPPRRRDENQARANDDVDTSVIDDLDSLTI; encoded by the coding sequence ATGTCAGATACGCAAGACAAGGATTTCCTGGAATCAATCGTTAAGACGATTGTTGGTCATCCGGAAGATGTTGTTGTTGAACGAACTGTTGATGAAATGGGCGTTCTCCTAACTTTAAAAATCAACCCGGAGGATATGGGTTATGTTATTGGTCGCCGCGGACAAACCGCTCAGGCTATTCGCACCCTTCTTAAAATAGTTGGTGCCAAGAATAATGCTCGTGTTAACTTAAAAATCTATGAACCGGAAGGCTCTGTTCGTCCACCTCGCCGCCGTGATGAAAATCAGGCACGCGCTAATGACGATGTCGACACTTCTGTGATTGATGATTTGGACAGTTTAACCATCTAA
- the trmD gene encoding tRNA (guanosine(37)-N1)-methyltransferase TrmD, which produces MIFNILTIFPKIIEEYFSSGVLGRALKQKKIVVKPIDIRAYAEDTHGTVDDTPYGGGAGMVMKVEPIYRALKDNKLYPKKRKKSKNSKKQAIILLSASGRRWDQSLARHYSSFSSLTFICGRYEGIDERVLSLVDEEISLGDFVMTGGEVAALAMVDSVARLLPAVLGNSQSLVDESHNTPGQLEYPHYTKPEIVKFGNKKHLVPAVLLSGHHGEIAKWRKAMATQKLHDKKVLARDTSVKKSKSKKITGEKTKKIKR; this is translated from the coding sequence ATGATTTTCAATATCTTAACCATCTTTCCTAAAATTATTGAAGAATATTTTTCTTCGGGTGTTTTAGGGCGGGCTTTGAAACAAAAAAAGATTGTTGTTAAACCAATTGACATCCGTGCTTATGCTGAAGATACTCATGGTACAGTGGATGACACCCCTTACGGTGGAGGCGCTGGTATGGTAATGAAAGTTGAACCTATTTATCGCGCGTTGAAAGACAACAAGCTCTATCCGAAGAAGAGGAAAAAGAGCAAGAATAGTAAGAAACAGGCTATTATTCTTTTATCTGCCTCTGGGCGACGCTGGGACCAATCTTTAGCGAGACACTATTCTTCTTTTTCTTCTCTAACTTTTATCTGTGGACGTTATGAGGGTATTGATGAAAGAGTTTTGTCCTTAGTGGATGAAGAAATATCTTTAGGTGATTTTGTTATGACTGGGGGAGAGGTGGCGGCTTTGGCGATGGTTGACTCGGTAGCTCGTCTTTTACCTGCTGTCTTAGGAAATAGCCAAAGCTTAGTGGATGAGTCTCATAATACTCCCGGACAACTTGAGTACCCGCATTACACTAAGCCTGAGATTGTTAAATTTGGTAATAAAAAACATTTGGTACCAGCTGTTTTATTATCTGGTCATCACGGGGAAATTGCCAAGTGGCGTAAAGCAATGGCTACGCAAAAACTTCATGATAAAAAAGTTTTAGCTAGAGATACGTCAG